The genomic segment TGGACCATAGATCGAACGGCCACTCCCCCCGCAAAACTGTGGTCGCCGCAGATTGCAACGCGTCAAGGATTGAAAGACACGGTGCGCTGGTACAAGGCGCAAGGCTGGCTATAAATTGCCCTCTTACCGCCTTAATCGCTTGCCATAGCCCAGTAAAATTAAAGGATACCAAATGACCGACCGTAGCGAAATGTTTAACCGGCTGAAGGGCCTCATTGAACCCTTCAACAAAAAGGGCGTGGAAGTGACAGAGGCGACGACCTTTGCGGGCGATCTGGAATGGGACAGCCTGACCGTTATGGATTTTGTGGCTGAGGTAGAAGACAGTTTCGACATCGTCATCAGTATGAACTTGCAAGCCGAAATCGAAAATGTCGGGCATCTGGTGGATGCAGTAAAGAAGCTGACGGATTGATCCTATGACCGACCTGTTCTCCAAATTCGATGCACTCATCGCGCAACGCGAAGGCTTGCTAGCCACGGGTGTAAAAGACCCTTTCAGCCTTGTTATGGAGGAAGTGAAGTCGCCGACCGTTGCTGTTTGCAATGGCAAGGAAACCATTTTGCTTGGCACATATAACTATATGGGCATGACGTTCGATGACGACGTAA from the Sphingorhabdus lacus genome contains:
- a CDS encoding acyl carrier protein, translating into MTDRSEMFNRLKGLIEPFNKKGVEVTEATTFAGDLEWDSLTVMDFVAEVEDSFDIVISMNLQAEIENVGHLVDAVKKLTD